The genomic interval GGTTGATATGAACTAGGTGTTTGAGGGAATGCTAGTTCTGGGCGATGCGAGGAGAGCTTTCAACCCAGCTAGGATAATCTTCAACGGAAACAGTCCAGCCTGACATGTCTTCTGATAGGTAACTACGTTGGGTCATGTCGTTCATATAGCCGACGTAGTGCCCCATTAAAAAGTAGACGCCAACTAGGCCGGCGGCGGCGCTGGAAACCAGGAATCCTGCCAGCATTAGCGAAAACTCATGGCTCTCCACGGCTTGCTGCATCAGGTGTAATGCCCAGGCAACTAGACCTATAACTAAAAATAGGATTAGAACCATTGCTTTTCTTAAATGTGCGTTAACTAAAATTAACATTTCACTCATTGTAACAGTTTCTTTTACAAACGCACAGGCTGAGGCAGGGGTGGTGTCTGCAGAAAACCTTAAGACTTTTGGAAGGGCGATCGCTCCCTAAATCTATCAAGCTCATAACTGGTAAGGTATTCCGTGTTATTGAGGGTGAGAGCGATCGCCGAGAGATAGCGCAGGTGGATGGGGTCGGTTAGTGCCGCACCGGGATCTGTTGGGAGGCTAAATACTCTTTAATCTCAGAAATGGTGAGTTGACCATAGTGCAGTAAAGATGCTAAAAGAGCTGCCTCGGCTCCTCCGTCGGTCAAGGCTTCTCCAATATGGGCGCAGGTGCCGGCCCCGCCGGAGGCAATCACCGGAATTTGCACGGCGTTGGCAATGGTGCGAGTGAGCTCTAGGTCATAGCCAGCCTGGGTGCCGTCGGCGTCCATGCTGGTAATTAAGAGTTCGCCAGCGCCGCGTTCAGCCACATCTCGGGCCCAAGCGATCGCGTCTAGTCCGGTATTTTCGCGACCGCCCCTGATGTAGACATCCCAGCCAGGGTTGGTGGGATCGGGACGTCGCCGGGCATCAATGGCCACTACGATGCATTGATTGCCGAAGCGATCGCTAGCCCGGTTTACAAAGTCTGGATTGCGCACGGCAGAAGAGTTAATGCTGATTTTGTCGGCTCCCGCCCTTAACAATTTTTTAATCGACTCTAAGGATTGGATGCCGCCGCCCACCGTCAGCGGAATGAAGACTTGCTCCGCTGTGCGATAGACCACGTCAAAAATAATGTCTCGATCTTCATGGGTGGCGGTGATGTCTAAAAAGACCAGTTCGTCGGCCCCAGCTTGGTTGTAGATCTGGGCCAGCTCCACTGGATCCCCAGCATCCTTCAAGTTGACGAAATTGACTCCCTTCACGACCCGTCCTGCTTTTACGTCTAAGCAGGGTAAAATCCGCTTTGCCAGCATAGCCATCACCTATACGCCAGCCCTTATGGTAAACGACTCGGTGGCGATCGCTGTTGAGGAATCCCATCTTTTTCCGGTGCCATGGGGCGATGGCGTGAGGGTCACCCACGAAATTGCTGTTGATCGGGGAGAGAAAAGTTACCAGATTGGGGCAACCAGGCATTCAAATGAGTAACTTCAGGCTGATAGACTGTGAGATGGTTTGCTATGGATGGTTTATTAGTTGTTGGGACTTGTTTGAATGGCGATCTTAGAAGTAGGACAAAAGGTTCGGCTCTGCCGGCTGCGCGATCGGACGTCGGATGATGTGGTGAAGCGCTTGGGTAAGACGGGTGTGATCGAAGGCTTCAAAATGGTAGACGGCAGTGGTGTGGGACTGGTCGTCAAGTTTGAAGATGATCAGTTTTCCACCTGGTTTTTTGAGGACGAGCTGGAGATGGCATGAGCTTGAGTGGCGGCGATCAGTGGCGGGTTTCCTCGCATGTTGCCCTCCCGTGACCCATCCAATCAACTAGGCTACCGTCCCGATTGGTACGGCTATCATCCTGCCCTGGGGGTATCCTTCAGGGCAGACGTTTGGCTAGCCTAACAAAGGAACACTCCCATGGCTTTGTTCCAGATGTCGATTGCGTAGAAGGTCAACCATGTCATTTATTTTGACGTTTTTAGGAAAAGGGGGCACAGGTCGCAGCACCATGGCGATCGCTGCTGCCCATCGTTTTGCTGCTCAAGGGCAGCGTACGCTACTCTTGGGTCAAGATCCAAGTCCAGGGTTTTCAACGCTACTGGGGCATGACGTCGGGACAAGTCCGGCAGCGATCGCCCCCAACTTGTCTGTGGTGCAGCTTCATACGGCTCAGTTGCTGGAGCAAAGCTGGGATGAACTGAAGCGCCAAGAGGCTACTTACCTGCGCACCCCGTTTTTCAAGGCCGTCTATGGACAAGAGCTGGGCGTGCTGCCGGGCATGGATACAGCCCTAGCTCTGAATGCTTTGCGGGAGTACGATGCTAGTGGTTCCTATGATGTCTTGGTCTACGACGGGACGGGGGATATGGCTACCCTGCGGATGCTGGGAATGCCGGAAATTTTGAGCTGGTATATACGCCGTTTCCGCACCGTTTTGAGTGAGTCGGATTTAGGTAAAACCCTTTCGCCGTTTGTGCAGCCCATTGCCGGAGCGATTTTGAATGTAGACTGGTCGGGAGATATTTTCTCGTCGCAGCCCGCGGGGCAAGTGAATAATCTTCTGGATAACGGCAAAATGGCGGTGGCGGATTCCAGTCGGGTGGCGGCCTACCTCGTGACGACGGATCGCCCGGAGGCGATCGCCACGGCTCGATACCTGTGGGGCAGTGCGCAGCAGGTGGGGCTCACCGTTGGCGGTGTGTTGCTCAACCAAGCTGAGGGTGATGTATCGGCGGAGTTTGCGCCCCTGTCCGTATCGTCCATTCCTCACCAGGCTAGTTGGGAGGCGATCGCCCCGGCTCTGCCCGATTTTCGCCAAGCCACCCAAGCGCCCCGCCCCATTACCGTGCATGAAAGCGATCGCAAGGTGAGTTTGTTTTTGCCAGGGTTCAATAAAACCCAGGTTAAGCTAACCCAGTATGGCCCTGAGGTGACCATCGAAGCCGGGGATCAGCGACGCAACATCTTCCTGCCGCCGGCCCTGCAGGGGCGATCGGTGACGGGGGCAAAATTCCAGGACGGATACCTGATCATCTCCTTTGGCTAAGCGCGACCAGCGAGGGTCATGATCTCGGGACGTTAGGCATCTACTTACTCATCAGGCGACCATCCCGCTGTATACCTTGAATACACTGAAGAACATCGATGGCGATCGCTGGTTACAGCGGCGATTCTGTCGATCCGTTTGGTGGTCTTCAACTTAGTCTCTGCCTTGAACCCTATGATTCCTGACCTAACTCAACTCTTGCAGTCTCTGCACGTCGATGCAGACTGGATCGGCCTGCGGGCCATGCGAGAGGTGTCAACGCGGCGATCGGTGCGCCGTCAGCATCCTACCCACAACGGCACCCGTTTAAATATGGGCATCATGGTGGAGGTGGTGGTGGATGGACAGTTGGGCTATGGAGCCACCAACTCCTTTGATCGTGACGATGTCCAGCGAGCTGCGGATCAAGCACAGCTCCAGGCGATCGCCGCTCGGCAGTGGGGGCTACATGCCTGTACCACGTCGGTGCGCCCGCCCGTGGTGGGGCACTATCGCTCGCCCTGTGCAAAACCGCTGGATGTGCTGACGGCGGGGGATGTGAATGATATTCTGCTGCGGCTATGTCGCCATTTGACGGTGTCGTCTCAGGTTGTGCAGGCGATCGCCACCGCCGTCACCCGGGAGATCGATATCTGGCTGGTGAGCAGCAGCGGTTCGGATGTGCATCAAACTCTGTCGGTAGTGGAAGGGCATCTGTCAGCCACGGCGGAGGATGGCGCGATCATTCAGCAGCGCAGTGACCACGGATACCTAGCCCATTCCTACCAAGGGGGCTGGGAATGTTTTTTGACGGATGATCTCTGGGCGCGATCGCAGAACATTGGGGAGCAGGCGGTGGAACTGCTGACGGCGGAGGAATGCCCGACGGCCAAAACGACCCTCGTTCTGGCTCCTGATCAAATGATGCTGCAGTTGCATGAAAGTGTGGGGCATCCCCTAGAGCTGGATCGCATCTTGGGGGATGAGCGCAACTATGCGGGCGGTAGCTTTGTGAAACCCCAAGATTTCGGACGGTTGTCCTATGGTTCGCCGTTGATGAATGTGGTGTTTGATCCCACCATTGATGGCGAGCTAGCCAGCTACCAGTTTGATGACATCGGAGCCCCGGCCCAGCGGCAATACCTGATCCGAGCTGGCACCTTAGAGCGCGGTTTGGGCAGTTTGGAAAGCCAAGAGCGGCTGCGGGTGGGAGGCGTGGCCTGCGCTCGGGCCACCTCTTGGAACCGTCCGCCCATTGATCGCATGGCCAACCTCAACCTAGAGCCGGGTTCAACGCCCTTGCCGGAGCTGATTGCCCAGATTGACGATGGTATTTATATGGAAACCAATCGCTCTTGGTCGATTGACGATCAGCGCTATAAGTTTCAGTTTGGCTGTGAATATGCCAAGCGGATCGAACAGGGACAGATCACCCGCACGCTGCGTAATCCCAACTACCGCGCCACAACGCCCGAGTTTTGGCATAGTCTCCGTCTTGTGGGCGATCGCTCCACCTGGCAACACTATGGCACGCCTCTCTGTGGCAAGGGTGAGCCCAATCAGTTGATTTGGGTGGGCCATGGATCGCCGGTCTGCGCCTTTGAGCACGTAGATGTTTTTGGAGGAGGGGCAGCATGATGTCCACCAAAGCCGACCAGCTTGAACTTGCCTTCCGGCACTTGGTGACGGCCCTGGGCGATCGCCTCCATGCCCATGAGCACATGAGTCTTGAACTCACGGGCGAACAAAGCCAGTTTGTCCGCTTCAATCGCGCGAAGGTTCGCCAAATTGGTACCGTCAGCGACTGTCAGGTGCGGCTGACGTTGATGGCCGATCAGCGTACCGGCTACTACGACCTACCGCTGACGGGCATCTGGGATCAAGATTGGCACCATGCCCAAGCTGCCCTCGACACCCTGCGGCGCGACCTGCCCCAACTGCCGGTGGATCCCTACTTGGTCTTGCCCAGCGGCACGGCCACCAGCGGCGAACTCTATCAGGGCAATATCCCGGCTCCCAGGGATGTGCCGGATTTGGTGTTGGCGGAGGTGGCGGGACTAGATTTTGCGGGCCTATATGCGGGTGGACGCATGGTGCGCGGCTACGCCGATTCGGTGGGGCAATATCACTGGTTTGCCACCGATTCCTTCACCCTCGACTATTCTCTATTTACCGCTGAGGGGCAGGCGGTGAAGGGTACCTATGCCGGTAGTCATTGGCAGCCCAATCGCTATACTGCCCGGCTCGACCAAGCCAAGCAGCAGCTCACCCGCTTAGCTCAGCCGAGTAAGGCGGTGCCAGCGGGCAGCTATCGCACCTATTTTGCTCCGGCGGCGATCGCTGAACTGTTGAGCATGTTTTCCTGGGGAGGGATCAGTGAAGCCGCGCTGCAGCGGGGGGATAGTGCCTTCCGATTGCTGCAAACCGGGGAGCGCCTATCGCCCCTGTTCACCCTGTCGGAAGACTTTAGCCATGGTTTGGTACCCCGCTTTAACCAACTGGGCGACATGACGCCTGCCCACGTGCCGCTGATTGTGCAAGGAGAGTTGGTGAATACCCTGGTCAATGCTCGCACGGCCAAGGAGTATGGCAAGGTTGCTAACGGAGCCAATGAGGGGGAAACGCTGCGATCGCCTGATCTCCAGCCAGGTACTCTATCCCCCGATCATGTCCTGTCCACGTTGGATACCGGGCTGTATGTCTCCAATTTGCACTATCTCAACTGGAGCGATCGCCCCACGGGACGAATTACCGGCATGACTCGCTATGCTTGTTTTTGGGTCGAAGCTGGTCAGATCATTGCCCCCATTGAAAACCTACGGTTTGACGAAAGTTTCTACCGCTGCTTTGGCAGTAACCTGGTGGCGTTGACGCAAACCCAGGACTTTGTGCCAGAAGTGGGTAGCTATGAACATCGCGATCTAGGCGGTATGTGGGTTCCTGGCGCGATCGTCGATGATTTTGTCTATACTCTTTAACGGGACAGGATTTGAACGGGATCAAGATAGCGGCGGCAAGATGCCATCTAGGGCTGAGTACGGTGATGGGGACATCTGATCCCTTAGCTTTCCCTTAATCCAAGGGGGTGATCCAAGGGGTATCCAGCCGACTCGTCATGCTTGGGGACAAAAAATGGTATCGAAACTAGGGCTCAGCCTACAGGTGGGCACTGTCTACCCTACAACGGCCGTCCATCTTCGGTGCAGCCGCAGGTCGATCAAAAGCATGGTCGCTGCCGCGGCGGCACCCTGCGTTGCCGATTCGGGCTCAACCCAGGCGATCGCTCAGGGATAGTTAATCTAGCGTTGTCTAGGTGGCGAACCTAGGCGTAAGTTTCTGTGCTAGTCCTGGCGGCGTGATCCCGTCTCCCGCGTTTATGGCTAGTTTGTTTGTGCATAAGGAGCCCGATCCATTGAACGGTGTACCTGAACAACGGTTTACGTTGTCTCTCTCAAATATTTTGGTGGTGTTGGGGAGCATTGTGCTGGTGGTGCTCCTGTGGCAACTGCGCAGTTTGCTGCTACTGCTGATGATCTCCGTGGTCTTAGCTGCCACCTTCGCTCCGATTGTGGATTGGGCAGAACAGTGGCGCATCCCGCGTTGGGTGACGGTGATCTTGGTCTACCTCACCTTGATCTCGGGGATCA from Leptolyngbya sp. CCY15150 carries:
- a CDS encoding TldD/PmbA family protein, coding for MIPDLTQLLQSLHVDADWIGLRAMREVSTRRSVRRQHPTHNGTRLNMGIMVEVVVDGQLGYGATNSFDRDDVQRAADQAQLQAIAARQWGLHACTTSVRPPVVGHYRSPCAKPLDVLTAGDVNDILLRLCRHLTVSSQVVQAIATAVTREIDIWLVSSSGSDVHQTLSVVEGHLSATAEDGAIIQQRSDHGYLAHSYQGGWECFLTDDLWARSQNIGEQAVELLTAEECPTAKTTLVLAPDQMMLQLHESVGHPLELDRILGDERNYAGGSFVKPQDFGRLSYGSPLMNVVFDPTIDGELASYQFDDIGAPAQRQYLIRAGTLERGLGSLESQERLRVGGVACARATSWNRPPIDRMANLNLEPGSTPLPELIAQIDDGIYMETNRSWSIDDQRYKFQFGCEYAKRIEQGQITRTLRNPNYRATTPEFWHSLRLVGDRSTWQHYGTPLCGKGEPNQLIWVGHGSPVCAFEHVDVFGGGAA
- a CDS encoding ArsA family ATPase, whose product is MSFILTFLGKGGTGRSTMAIAAAHRFAAQGQRTLLLGQDPSPGFSTLLGHDVGTSPAAIAPNLSVVQLHTAQLLEQSWDELKRQEATYLRTPFFKAVYGQELGVLPGMDTALALNALREYDASGSYDVLVYDGTGDMATLRMLGMPEILSWYIRRFRTVLSESDLGKTLSPFVQPIAGAILNVDWSGDIFSSQPAGQVNNLLDNGKMAVADSSRVAAYLVTTDRPEAIATARYLWGSAQQVGLTVGGVLLNQAEGDVSAEFAPLSVSSIPHQASWEAIAPALPDFRQATQAPRPITVHESDRKVSLFLPGFNKTQVKLTQYGPEVTIEAGDQRRNIFLPPALQGRSVTGAKFQDGYLIISFG
- a CDS encoding metallopeptidase TldD-related protein; this encodes MMSTKADQLELAFRHLVTALGDRLHAHEHMSLELTGEQSQFVRFNRAKVRQIGTVSDCQVRLTLMADQRTGYYDLPLTGIWDQDWHHAQAALDTLRRDLPQLPVDPYLVLPSGTATSGELYQGNIPAPRDVPDLVLAEVAGLDFAGLYAGGRMVRGYADSVGQYHWFATDSFTLDYSLFTAEGQAVKGTYAGSHWQPNRYTARLDQAKQQLTRLAQPSKAVPAGSYRTYFAPAAIAELLSMFSWGGISEAALQRGDSAFRLLQTGERLSPLFTLSEDFSHGLVPRFNQLGDMTPAHVPLIVQGELVNTLVNARTAKEYGKVANGANEGETLRSPDLQPGTLSPDHVLSTLDTGLYVSNLHYLNWSDRPTGRITGMTRYACFWVEAGQIIAPIENLRFDESFYRCFGSNLVALTQTQDFVPEVGSYEHRDLGGMWVPGAIVDDFVYTL
- a CDS encoding DUF2862 domain-containing protein, which translates into the protein MAILEVGQKVRLCRLRDRTSDDVVKRLGKTGVIEGFKMVDGSGVGLVVKFEDDQFSTWFFEDELEMA
- the hisF gene encoding imidazole glycerol phosphate synthase subunit HisF, which produces MLAKRILPCLDVKAGRVVKGVNFVNLKDAGDPVELAQIYNQAGADELVFLDITATHEDRDIIFDVVYRTAEQVFIPLTVGGGIQSLESIKKLLRAGADKISINSSAVRNPDFVNRASDRFGNQCIVVAIDARRRPDPTNPGWDVYIRGGRENTGLDAIAWARDVAERGAGELLITSMDADGTQAGYDLELTRTIANAVQIPVIASGGAGTCAHIGEALTDGGAEAALLASLLHYGQLTISEIKEYLASQQIPVRH